The stretch of DNA ACAGTGGCAAAACAAAGAGTAGAATTGCAGCATATTGAGATCGAACTTCGGGGGCAACTGTTTGCGAGTTCCAAAATCTTGGAGTTGCAGAATACTTATGATGCTCAGATACACGAGCATGTGAATGTAAATATCAAATTACAGGTTCTCTCTTCATTTTTGAGTGGGCATGTTTTCTTAAAGTCTTGATCCATGTTAGACAAATATGTCGATTTGTTATTCTCTTTCTCGCTGAACTTTTGTATTATGTTTGTGTTTTTAGGAACAATTGCATGAGTTGGAACAGAATTTACGTGAGCTGGAGAGAAAGATAGAAGAAAAGGAAAGAGAGCTGCATGCTATTAGATTGGATAATGAAGCGGTtagtttgataattttatttatttttctgaactttgatggtattttatgctGCTGATGCCTgctatttgttttgttttagaTTAAGTTCTCTATATCTTCTTGCAGGCCTGGGCCAAAGAGGACCTTATCAGGGAACAAAGTAAAGAGCTCCAGAGCTACAGGCATGTCCTCCATATATTTATTGAATTAGTTTATTAAGATGTTGATTGCTGCTAatcattgatatttttttattgagttGCTGCAGCCTTTCTTTTTGCAATTTTGTCTCGTTCttgaaatgtttttttttgttcttttaaGCATGTATTTACTGCAAAGCAGGGacaaatctaggattttatatCCAGATGGGCTGAAGTCTGAACTCTACAAATTGTAAACTTTTAGTggaaataaattctaaaaatttAATGTATCAAgattaatactaataataaatcaaatatatcgtgatgtatatatttaattttaatgcACAAAAAATaggtaaaaataataatttttttagtagttttttttagggatttttaataGGTTTTTAAAAATGTTATCATACATATCCATAGTTGGATTAATACTTGAGCCAAACTGCTatgaaaaaatttgatttaatttgagtcattaatattgatatattattttagaGAATATAGTCATGTATTAATGTATACATTATTAAGTGATAAATTCACTGCCATGTATACATATTTCAAGTCCAATAAAGTATATTCACATGAAGCCCAACCacatatattcttaaaattaaATCCAACTCAACATATATGCATAATTATGTAATATATTCACTATCATTTTTATGAAATGCCCAACATATATTTATTCAcacaaaacccaaaaattagGATGGGCTAGACCATATATATCACACAAAGCCTAGCCCAAAATAGCCCCTACAGAGATACATCCCCGCTTCAAAGTAAATAAACCAGTTGGAGAAGTTTTTATTTGTttctaaaacattttctttgttCCTATTTCTTTCTTCTGCATTTCTGAGCCTTGTGTCTTTGGGCGTGTGAATATCTTCCAATAACTTGCATCCTCTTCCAGGAGGGAGAGAGAGAATTCCGAGGCTGAAAGAGTGCAACACATTAAACAAATACATGATCTTCAGGAACATTTTCAAGAAAAAGAACAGCAGTTTTTGGAGCTGCAGGATCAGGTTTGTTTTTGCAATTTTATGACGCAATATTTATTTGACAAATCAGAATGCATTGCTAAATTTTTGTCAAACGGTTCAGAGGAAATATTTATCGTATTCATGTATTTGGCATCACACTGCTGCATTACTGGTTAGATAGTGCTATATTGTTGTCATGATCATCTTAGACTTCATGGAACACTAaattttgttattgaattgaaatTCTGTCCTTGAAAAACATTTGATAATGTGTCTTGTATCATTTTGGcgatgtaaaatattttttgatggATATATCCTACTACCTTGTTGAATGTATTTTGACAATTAGCTTTCTCCATCCAGCATAGAATTGCACAAGATGCCATTATTTTCAAAGATGAACAGTTACGTGAGGCACAAGCTTGGATGACTCGTGCTCGGGAAATGGATGCCTTGCAATCTACCACTAACCATACATTGCATGCTGAACTGCATGAACGTACAGAGCAGTGTAATCAGTTGTGGATAGGCTGTCAAAGACAGGTGGTTAATGTTTTATGTCCTTCAAATAGAAATGCATGTGTTGAGGTTGATTGTTATGTTTTCAAATAGATGataattttatgttttggtCAACCAGTTTGGTGAGATGGAAAGGCTTCATCTGCATATCCAACAGCTGCAGCTTGAATTAGCTGATGCTAGAGAAAGAAGTGGAAGTTACTCAGATGGACCACAAGTATCACAAACAAATTCAAAGGATGTTTCTATCGGACGGAACAAGGGTGGACAGCTGGAGGGAAAAGGCTTGCCGAGTGAAAATTCTGGTAGCGTATTGAATGGAAATTCTGAAAACGTTTTGTCCTTGGCTTCTGGAGGTCATTCGTCAACCCTGGTAGGTGATACTCTTGTTGGATCCATGTGTCTGCTACCTGTGTGCTAAATGAGTTTTGTATCAGTTTGTGATTGCGAGCCTCTGAATCAATCTTTCGGTGAAATACCAACTTCTATAATCTGCAACTTTTTTCTAGTTCGGTCATTTTTGGATCATTTCTTGGCCCATATCAGAGTTTTTATACATGTCAGTATGCCTGTTAAATTTTGTTTTGTCTGCCTGTTTCTTCACAGATTTTAAACTGATCGTAACCATATAACATAATGTTTTGTAGTCTCTCACTTTCTTATGTACTAGAGTATGTGCAATTTTAATCATACTTACTCCTCACAGAGGAGAAAAGTTTTAGGGAGTTCAAAAAATTGCCCCTAATAGATATCAGTTCATGCGTGTCTGTGGCAACCATCGTGTTGTTACTTTAACCTTCCATTTTTTTGGTAGACCGACCATGTTCATGGTGTTCCATTTTCTCCATCACTGATTGGGATGCCAACCTTCCTTCCACCTGGACAGATGGCTGCTTTGCGTCCATTTGTGATTCATCAACAAGGACTACCCCATTCTGTGCAATTGCAAGGAACACAATCCCCTTTTCACTCCGTGCCCGCAATTTCTACAATTCAACAATGGCAGCAGCACCAGGTATGTAGCCTTTACAACTTATTATCAACTCTCTTGATTATATTACGAGTTGTTACAGAAAATAATTTTGTGGCCTTTTTCATTATTTGGTTCAATCAGCCAGATAACCAACATGCGCCTGTGCACCAGCATCAGCAAACCCAAGAAAACTCTGTGGGAACAGAGTCCAATGGTTACTGTCAAGTATCAGAGAATGAGCAAACTCtgaattcgagttatttggataaTAATATCAATCAAGAGTTACTTCCTGGTTCAGTGGTTCTTTCACCAAATGAAGAGGCACAGGTAGCTCAATGAAATTGTCTAATGCAATTTGCCCTGTGCAGCACGATTTCAAATACTCAATTCCCTTCAGCTATTGAACAATGTTCAGGTGCTCAACTCTGTTGATAAAAGCTATGATAGTGTTCAATCTCAACAAAACTTGCTGCAAGTTTCTTCCCAGTTTCATGATTCTCTAAGACTGGATCCTATTGAGAACAATAATGCCAATAAGGTTAGATAATTTCCATTCAACTCCCACTTTTTCAAccatatttttgatctttttgCCATGTATTATTGTTTGTACAGGAAAAGAGTATAAACTCTGTTATTGATAATGGAGTGGAGAACAAAAACCCGGGGATGGAACTTTTGAATCCTTCCATCAGTGCATCCTCATCCGAAGCGTCAACTCCTGTAAATTTCATTGAAACAACAAACACTCCTTTGGTTTCTGTTTTGACCAATGGCATTGTTTCCACCGGACAGAAAACTGATGTGGTTGGGAAGACTGGGGAACACTTTCTACTCGACGAGAGATCATTGCTTGCTTGCATAGTTCGCACGATTGGATCTGGTGGCAGAATTAGGATTAGTTCAACGGTGAGTTAGATTGACCAATGCTTTGTTTACTTGTCTTTCTTTATCCTGATTTTCACAGAAGTAGTTATGACCATTGTTTACAACTATTTTGATGCTGTTTGTGTAAACAGCTCCCTAATAGGCTTGGAAAAATGCTTGGCCCTCTACACTGGCATGATTATAAGAAGCAGTATGGGAAGCTTGATGATTTTGTGGCTAGCCATCCTGAGGTATGACATACTTTTCTCTAATTGTATTTCTTGTTTgtcatttataattttttttatcaagtgTTGTTTTGTTTCTTAAGTTATTCGTGATAGAGGGGGACTTCATTCAGCTCCGAGAGGGTGCACAAGAAATCATAGCTGCTACAGCTGCTGTCGCAAAAGTGGCAGCAGCAGCGGCTGCTGCACCTTCATCATACTCGTCATTTTTGCCTTCTGTGACAGTGACTCCCATGGCACAGTCCCACCGGCTGAAAAAGATATATTCGTTTGATTCCTCACCTGTCAATGTTGATAAGAGCAATTTAAATTCTTCCCACTTATTAGTGACACCGAGTCAAAACTTGAACGGGGCCTCCTTTAACATCAGTGGTGGAATTTCGAATGTCAAAATTTTGAGCAAACCCAAGGATCGTGTGGAAAGAAATGACTCCGAATCTAAGCTGGGTCGATCTGTACAAGTTGAAAATGGGACGAACTCTGACAAGAATGACTTTTTTCAAAGCAAGGGTGTGTCGCAAGCGAGACATGGCACAAGCAGGTATTAATTGGAATGCTGCACcatttttatgtaatttaaaTTTCTGGTACTTCTGAATAATATCTCATGGAATTTATGTTTGTTTTTCGACAGGGCAATTGGGGCTGCCTCCAACCCTAGGAGATAGTAAGCCATGTCATCCTCTTTTATGAAGCATTTGGATTGAGTTTTTTAATAAgtgatttcaaatatattatagTTTGTTTAACTTTAATCTAGAGATTTTCAACTACTCTATTTTCGGTTTGATGGTATTGTGCCATTTGAAATCCgttgttcaaatcattcctcTCTATCAAATTTCTTTTTGCAAATGCAAACTTGAATTGCCTTAGGATGGAGATATTTGGGAGGAAAAGGACATAAAATCATGGAAAAAAGTTTGGTAAATATTGATTGTTGAACTTCTGACTTAATCGAGTTATATCTGAAATCTATTGATCCAAATTTTCCAACTTAAATCAAAATTTCTAAATCAAATATAGCGTcaataattttgatatcaaTTTTTTGGTGGTTATTTGTTGActtcaataaattatttgtaattatttataatcattGTCATTCTTATGATATAAATTTCGGGATTTGTTTTTGCAGGATATGTTTCGGATAACATTTGGAGAGGTTGACGGGAGGGAAACTGTAAAGTTTCATTTTTTAATCTCCGGTTGTACATATCGGACAGAAATCTGATTCTGAATACTGACTTATTTATAACATTATTATATTCGGTTTAATGGAAAGAACTTGAATTTCATCTTCTTTGTGTTTGTGCATCTAGTTTTCATCTGTATTGCTCTAAAATTTGTGAGAATTAGATATTTTActgtataaaaataaaaaaaatgtcgatttttttaaagtttttagcatttttttctTCTGAAAAACTCGATGAAGCGTTAATATGAAGTCAAATATACAAAATACAATCATAAAAGATTCATGTttaactaataaaaatcatatgtcTAAGCTGAACAATGATTCGAAAACCCCCTGCTCCTGCAAATGGTGCAATAAAAACCATAACGGGTCACCAGTTTTAACAATTACAGTTAGAGATGTCAATGGAGCGGGTTTGGCTAAATGCAAGACCCTCATCATGAAAAAAAACTTTGACCTATTACCTGTCCCACCCCGGTTAAATATTCTTCGGACCCACTCCACCTCGAATACGAAACGGGGCCGGGTAGACCCATGAgacccgaatttttttaaaataaaaaagtaatctTTCTTCTCACATGACTGAATTATGAAACAGACAAGCCTCTAAATACAACATTGTggaaaattaattcatgtcttcgaccatacttaataataacaaacaaagtattttcaagatataaagaattacataaaaaaagagTTAATAGCTCTCCAAAAAAATCTTGACATCCCTAAAAATAAgtcataatataatttaaacagatcaatataaaatcagcgAGTAGGCAATATTTCAGACATATTCTTCAGGATCATTTTCCTCTTCATCAAGAATGGTGGAACAAGTTGGTAAACTACTTGAAGAATTAACTGCAAAATTAAATAGAGAAAgtacattgaaaaaataaaactataatttcaaattgtaaaaaaatgtaatttaaaaaaagaaagtacagtaaaaaaaattaaaatgaaagtacaataacaaaataaaactgtGATTTATTTACCTTTCACATCACCCCATAACCATTTTCGCGAGCACATCAATGTCTCCAAAGTCGTTGGATTAAGTCTACTAAGAATGAGGACCGACTATTCTTCCACTATTGCTAAAAGCATATTCAAATGCAACAGTTTACATATGAATAGTTAAGACTGTTATGGTTGAGGTGAGctactaaaaaaatgaaaattaataaaactaaaatccTAGAGTATTTATATCCACATATATGGGGCGGATATGAGGCGGATATTATAGGACCCATGACCCGTCCCATATCCGGACATGTCTGAAAAATTGGACTCGAGACCCGCCCCATGACTCATTTAGTATGCCCAAACCCACTCCATACACACGGGTCCATTGCGGGTCTGAGTAAAACCCGGACCCATTGACATCCTTAGTTACAGTCGATTTGATAATACTTCGAATCATTCGaaatcaaaatttaatcttTTATCTTTAATTCTTAATCGTTGACATGATAGTTAATATTTAACAatctaaataattttaacttggTTAATGTAAATCAAACAATTTGAGTAATATAAAAACGATTAGtaaagaattttaaattttaaaatggaTTTATTAGTCAGATCTCTACATCTTACAAGCCgtttatgtgattttatatcatatatattttatcaaatatatatatatataaaattttgaaatgttgATCATTTACCATGTTCATATCCGTGCACAACTATGAAATAAAACTCTCATATTAGATATAATGAAACATATCCAAaattgtgtgtatatatatgtatatatatatatatatattcaaacgCCATACACAACCAACAGCTGCTTCAGCTTCGTGAAAGAAAATAAACACTGAGGTCAAAGGGTGTGCTGCTGCCTAAACAAAATTTACTACAAGGTTTCATGCCAAGCCGATTAGGTAACACCTTAGCAACATTTAACCAAAATGATGCATCTCAAGTCAGATGTATAAGAAACTGAGAAATGCAATCACTCAGAAAAAGTCCATCTAAGCAACCATAAAGGGTTGAATTTGAGTATCACCAATAAACCTCCCACGACAAATCAAGACTCCCGCATTCATTCTCGTCCATCAACGGATCCCAGAGCAGAGTGTCCGTGACCGTCACCAGAATTAGACTCCATAGCACCCAGCTGGCTTCCTCTTAAATCCATCAAATTACCTGAACCGGCAACTCCAGGTTGCATAAGTAGATGCATACCATTATTAGTTATCCCTCCATGACCAAAATGGCCTTGCAACTGCTGTTGTTGGAATTGTAGAAGCTGATTTTGTTGGTCTTGAGACCTCATAGAATTGAGCTGGAAAGGTAACTTTGCAACAGGAACGCCGACTTGTTGCTGTTGAACAGTTGTTGCGTGAGACTGTAGCACATGGCTTCCGGGTGGGGTAAGAGAACTAGTGGGAAGCTGCAAATACAGCTCATTGTTAGAAAGAGGGAATGCATTTATAGCAAGTATAGAAGACATGCTAGAGACCTGTGAAGGGGGTGCGGTTGATCCTTGTGGCTGAGCATCAGCGATGGCAGCTAAATACATTAAGTTCTTCTGAAGAATGGCTTGATACCTGAATTATTTCATTAACAGAGCATGCCACGTGGCTCAACATACATGGTGAAGTGTTTCATATTGGAGTTTAGATTAATGATTGGAGACAAGTATTGCCTGAAAAATGATCGTGTATTgtttgtaaaaaataatatgaaaaaCGAAAATGACCTCCGAAAACTTGGTGTTTAAGTGAACTTTGGCTATAATCTCATCAAGTTATGTACATACATACAATAAAAGCACAGCATACTATTTCATACACATCCGATTTAGAAAGAAGAGTCCCACaccttttcttcttcttttattGTCTCCCCAATTCTCCCTTGTGTAGATACTAAATACTAGTTTGTTTTTTTACCATGAATAAGTATTTCACTTTGAACATGACTACTCAACAAACGAAATGCATTCAATTACCACACTTCTAAAGCAAAAGGAGTCCGTGTTATGAGAAAAATGGCCTATGTAAATTTAAATAACAAGTCTTTGCAAGGTCGAAAAATCCTAGCAAACTTCATCATCTTCAAATATTAAAGAATTGAATTGGATCACAGCCGCGGATTATTTATTACCGCAACCCTATAATGATCCGGTAGTACAGATGAAGCACAAATTCATTCAAGACATCAGTATTCATTTTCTATATAGAGTCAAATACCGGCAAAAACTGAAACGACTCAAGGAAAACATAAACATAGAACTAAAAAAATTCACATAAATGCAATAAATTCGCATGGAAATGAATCAAATGCGACTCACTGAGCACATTCAGCCATTTTCCCAATTTTTTGGCTCTCCAGTATAGCCATGATCAAGTTTTTGTTCTCATCCAACAACTGCATCGACAAGAATTTACCAACGTAAGATTTTGGCATGAATGACCCGTAATCATATAAATCGCAGAACACAATTATCTCATAAATTCCCACACTTCATCCCGTAGTCATACAAGTGggaaatttcaaattattttttagatacTGCAGAAAAGGCATGTAATTTTCAGAAGTGGTCCAATGTATCCGccccaaaaataaataaataatagagaaaaatcaaaatatagcgttttccaacaaaaaaaaaaacatgaatcaTTTCGAGAAAAAcaaaagaataataataaatgaaaacaaaaaaCTCGAAAAAAACCTTTTGAATCTGCTCGGTGGAGACGAGACTGAGTGGGGACGGGGTGGTAGCAGAATTCATTCCTTGGGGTGCGTGTTGCTGCATTTTTGCTCCTATTTACACTGATTTCTTCCAAATAACCCTAAGCTCGAAATTTGGATGGAAAGGAATCGAAATGATTAATGATTTGACTTCTGAAATGGAAACTACTCCCGTCAATGTAATTTGTTGGttacaaatataaatatttcacTTGCATACCAAAAACCAATAATTTTCACAATTTAATCTATcttttttggaattttttatTTACGAAAACTAGAACGAGAAATTTTAATATGAAAaagagattttttatttttgcttcaaaaaaaaaaaattaattgaatgaTATTATTTACAAGTTACTTTAGGTAGGAAGGTACTTCCATAATTATTCAACGATTTTTTGAAAGTTAAAACAAGGATTAAAATAAAAAGTGGTTTAAAACAAATCAATTGTAGTATTTTTAAGATATGGAAAATAACTCGTGAAATTGTTTCATAAGtttttatgtgtttttttttaatttgcaccgataaatattctatttaaaGTAATTTTTGATCGAGAAAGATAAGTTCCTTTCTTGGAGAGACTTGTTTGGCATTATATATGTACGAAAACTTGTATAGGACGATTTCACGGGTTGTATTTTataagacggatctcttatttaaatcatccatgaaaaaatattactttttatgctaagaatattactttttattatgaatatcggtaaagtTGACCCGTcgcacagataaaaattcgtgagaacatctcacaagagacctactcttttatatatatatatatatatatatatatattaatatatcatcCGTGCGATCcatgtgatattttatgaaactaACGATTAAATTTTGTAAGTACGCACGTTTGAATAATTACTTAAAATTAACAATATAatgtaataaatatatttaaattttaattattattataaaaatattgtaaATTTACACGCTTCCTAGATTTTTAACATACAGGCTCTGGTTCATTTAGAGCTTATATTTcaacattttaagaaaaattaaaagattccttttaataattaatttatat from Primulina tabacum isolate GXHZ01 chromosome 3, ASM2559414v2, whole genome shotgun sequence encodes:
- the LOC142540344 gene encoding uncharacterized protein LOC142540344 isoform X3; the protein is MDTTAAGAAATRGGVSLPLSSSSQPSRKEWRVVSEQMVRNSANEEVERSKIGQSDERLIYEHGRESINMDFRSITIDRGLDNNVLQQRLQTVAKQRVELQHIEIELRGQLFASSKILELQNTYDAQIHEHVNVNIKLQEQLHELEQNLRELERKIEEKERELHAIRLDNEAAWAKEDLIREQSKELQSYRRERENSEAERVQHIKQIHDLQEHFQEKEQQFLELQDQHRIAQDAIIFKDEQLREAQAWMTRAREMDALQSTTNHTLHAELHERTEQCNQLWIGCQRQFGEMERLHLHIQQLQLELADARERSGSYSDGPQVSQTNSKDVSIGRNKGGQLEGKGLPSENSGSVLNGNSENVLSLASGGHSSTLTDHVHGVPFSPSLIGMPTFLPPGQMAALRPFVIHQQGLPHSVQLQGTQSPFHSVPAISTIQQWQQHQPDNQHAPVHQHQQTQENSVGTESNGYCQVSENEQTLNSSYLDNNINQELLPGSVVLSPNEEAQLLNNVQVLNSVDKSYDSVQSQQNLLQVSSQFHDSLRLDPIENNNANKEKSINSVIDNGVENKNPGMELLNPSISASSSEASTPVNFIETTNTPLVSVLTNGIVSTGQKTDVVGKTGEHFLLDERSLLACIVRTIGSGGRIRISSTLPNRLGKMLGPLHWHDYKKQYGKLDDFVASHPELFVIEGDFIQLREGAQEIIAATAAVAKVAAAAAAAPSSYSSFLPSVTVTPMAQSHRLKKIYSFDSSPVNVDKSNLNSSHLLVTPSQNLNGASFNISGGISNVKILSKPKDRVERNDSESKLGRSVQVENGTNSDKNDFFQSKGVSQARHGTSRAIGAASNPRR
- the LOC142540344 gene encoding uncharacterized protein LOC142540344 isoform X7: MDTTAAGAAATRGGVSLPLSSSSQPSRKEWRVVSEQMVRNSANEEVERSKIGQSDERLIYEQRLQTVAKQRVELQHIEIELRGQLFASSKILELQNTYDAQIHEHVNVNIKLQEQLHELEQNLRELERKIEEKERELHAIRLDNEAAWAKEDLIREQSKELQSYRRERENSEAERVQHIKQIHDLQEHFQEKEQQFLELQDQHRIAQDAIIFKDEQLREAQAWMTRAREMDALQSTTNHTLHAELHERTEQCNQLWIGCQRQFGEMERLHLHIQQLQLELADARERSGSYSDGPQVSQTNSKDVSIGRNKGGQLEGKGLPSENSGSVLNGNSENVLSLASGGHSSTLTDHVHGVPFSPSLIGMPTFLPPGQMAALRPFVIHQQGLPHSVQLQGTQSPFHSVPAISTIQQWQQHQPDNQHAPVHQHQQTQENSVGTESNGYCQVSENEQTLNSSYLDNNINQELLPGSVVLSPNEEAQLLNNVQVLNSVDKSYDSVQSQQNLLQVSSQFHDSLRLDPIENNNANKEKSINSVIDNGVENKNPGMELLNPSISASSSEASTPVNFIETTNTPLVSVLTNGIVSTGQKTDVVGKTGEHFLLDERSLLACIVRTIGSGGRIRISSTLPNRLGKMLGPLHWHDYKKQYGKLDDFVASHPELFVIEGDFIQLREGAQEIIAATAAVAKVAAAAAAAPSSYSSFLPSVTVTPMAQSHRLKKIYSFDSSPVNVDKSNLNSSHLLVTPSQNLNGASFNISGGISNVKILSKPKDRVERNDSESKLGRSVQVENGTNSDKNDFFQSKGVSQARHGTSRAIGAASNPRR